The following coding sequences are from one Lolium rigidum isolate FL_2022 chromosome 6, APGP_CSIRO_Lrig_0.1, whole genome shotgun sequence window:
- the LOC124666305 gene encoding multicopper oxidase LPR1 homolog 2-like, whose product MEMMRFLGACLLVFQAAAVLADDGDKQGAGLLDAGRLEKFVDELPDMPVLRGYGVGEGGLLVAGELTVGMYDTTWKFHRDLPATRVFAFGTSKATATVPGPTIFATRGVPTHITWTNHLPPRHFLPWDRSLATARPRTGVPTVVHLHGGVQQSTSDGHSMAWFTSGFSSTGPHFSSPSYSYPNEQPPGNLWYHDHAMGLTRVNILAGLLGAYRVSDPAAEARLGIPTGGGEFDRNLVLFDRDFTRDGALFMNATGNNPTVHPQWQPEYFGSVVVVNGKAWPFIRVRRRRYRFRILNASNARFFKLSLSGGLRFVHVGSDSVYLAKPVVTDDFLLAPSEIADVVVDFAQTAKTSGAVVLRSDAPAPYPGDPGDKADTVAVMKFVVSRKQEHDPSAVPAALMTRYPKPDVREAVLTRRIAMYEYTKNGTDEPTHLYLNGRAYTDPVTETPREGTSELWEVINLTDDNHPLHVHLAVFAALEQRSLRSVDEFRECMRGSASGGAGGRNDAKACGLARHLAGGRRHAVPRQERGWKNVFKVRPSTVTTLLVRFKPLEEENEGKGRSGRFPFDVTAGPGYVYHCHILDHEDNEMMRPMRIVR is encoded by the exons ATGGAGATGATGAGGTTTCTCGGCGCGTGCTTGCTCGTGttccaggcggcggcggtgctcgCCGACGACGGTGACAAGCAGGGCGCCGGCCTGCTGGACGCGGGGAGGCTGGAGAAGTTCGTTGACGAGCTGCCGGACATGCCGGTGCTGCGCGGCTACGGCGTGGGGGAGGGCGGCTTGCTCGTCGCCGGCGAGCTCACCGTCGGCATGTACGACACCACGTGG AAATTTCACCGCGATCTCCCGGCGACGCGGGTGTTCGCCTTTGGCACAAGCAAGGCGACGGCCACCGTGCCAGGCCCGACCATCTTCGCCACCCGCGGTGTCCCGACGCACATCACCTGGACCAACCACCTCCCGCCACGCCACTTCCTGCCGTGGGATCGCTCCCTCGCCACGGCCCGCCCGCGCACCGGCGTCCCCACCGTCGTCCACCTCCACGGCGGCGTGCAGCAGTCCACCTCCGACGGCCACTCCATGGCCTGGTTCacctccggcttctcctccaccgGGCCTcacttctcgtcaccgtcctactCGTACCCGAACGAGCAGCCGCCGGGCAACCTCTGGTACCACGACCACGCCATGGGCCTCACTCGCGTCAACATCCTCGCCGGCCTCCTCGGCGCCTACCgcgtctccgacccggcggccGAGGCCAGGCTCGGCATACCGACGGGTGGCGGGGAGTTCGACCGGAACCTCGTGCTGTTCGACCGCGACTTCACGAGGGACGGAGCCCTGTTCATGAACGCCACCGGGAACAACCCCACCGTGCATCCGCAGTGGCAGCCGGAGTACTTTGGGTCCGTCGTGGTGGTTAACGGCAAGGCGTGGCCGTTCATACGCGTCAGGCGGCGCCGGTACCGGTTTCGGATACTCAACGCCAGCAATGCGAGGTTCTTTAAGCTCTCGCTCTCCGGCGGCCTCCGGTTCGTGCATGTGGGGTCGGACTCCGTATACCTCGCGAAGCCGGTGGTTACCGACGATTTCCTGCTCGCTCCGTCGGAGATCGCCGACGTCGTTGTGGATTTTGCTCAGACAGCCAAAACCAGCGGCGCGGTGGTGCTGCGGTCCGACGCGCCCGCTCCGTACCCCGGCGACCCGGGAGACAAGGCTGACACGGTTGCGGTGATGAAGTTCGTGGTGTCGAGGAAGCAGGAGCACGACCCGTCCGCCGTGCCCGCGGCGCTGATGACGCGGTACCCCAAACCGGACGTGCGGGAGGCGGTGCTGACGCGGCGGATCGCCATGTACGAGTACACCAAGAACGGCACGGACGAGCCGACGCACCTGTACCTGAACGGGCGGGCGTACACGGACCCGGTGACGGAGACGCCGCGGGAGGGGACCTCGGAGCTGTGGGAGGTGATCAACCTCACGGACGACAACCACCCACTGCACGTGCACCTGGCGGTGTTCGCGGCCCTGGAGCAGCGGTCGCTGCGAAGCGTCGACGAGTTCAGGGAGTGCATGAGGGGGAGCGCGagcggaggcgccggcggccggaACGACGCGAAGGCGTGCGGGCTGgcgcggcacctcgccggagggcGGAGGCACGCCGTGCCGAGGCAGGAGCGCGGGTGGAAGAACGTGTTCAAGGTGCGGCCCAGCACGGTGACCACGTTGCTGGTGAGGTTCAAGCCGCTGGAGGAGGAAAATGAGGGGAAAGGGAGGAGTGGCCGCTTCCCGTTCGACGTCACCGCCGGCCCGGGCTACGTCTACCATTGCCAT ATTCTGGACCATGAAGACAACGAGATGATGAGGCCGATGAGGATTGTGCGTTAG
- the LOC124666828 gene encoding disease resistance protein RGA2-like — translation MEAVLSAAAGDLVSRFFSFLMNMYSDIAWSEEKHVERLQQLLLRAHTVVEEADRRYITNSGMLQQLKMLSRAMYHGYYVLDSFKCNQLIKEGSKEEVMTTASFAATYFGTPLKRSRASTSIGNHEVDNNCDLQRALLKLETIVSNMTEFVILLSGCEAMMCRRPYDTYLYVDNFMFSRQTEKQHVINFLLQHNPLGSPSVLPIIGGRLVGKKTLVKHVWNDEKVRCHFSSVLYFNEDNFHGIDNESTSGRLLVVVTFLSDVSDDKWISFYQAVTSICTESKVIIISRMESLERYGTVKPIHLSRLEDGEYRYLFKTLAFGSAHAEDHPKLTLLIEEFIKLLGGSFVGAYSVANILRRDLSLRFWLSMLNRYKNVAKINLSMFGEHLSLRFRVRYPIDFTDFLPSPAAPLHLMPPRTEAEVSGRKLPKIMIGDIIVNPSLRPKGDFDLVTWESQIAPYTEFSYHVPSSAQQQRKTTLRRKRDATIFL, via the coding sequence ATGGAAGCGGTTCTGTCTGCGGCTGCAGGTGATCTTGTTAGCAGATTTTTCTCCTTTTTGATGAACATGTATTCAGACATTGCATGGTCGGAGGAGAAGCATGTGGAGAGGTTGCAGCAGCTCCTGCTAAGAGCTCACACGGTTGTCGAGGAGGCGGATCGCCGGTACATCACCAACTCTGGTATGCTTCAACAACTCAAAATGCTATCTAGAGCTATGTACCATGGTTATTATGTGCTAGACAGTTTCAAGTGCAACCAACTAATCAAAGAGGGCTCCAAGGAAGAAGTGATGACTACTGCCTCGTTTGCGGCGACATATTTTGGCACTCCTCTGAAGCGCTCTCGTGCAAGCACTAGTATAGGAAATCATGAAGTTGATAACAATTGTGATCTACAACGTGCCTTGTTAAAATTAGAAACCATCGTTTCTAATATGACAGAGTTTGTTATACTTTTGAGCGGATGTGAAGCCATGATGTGTCGTAGACCCTACGACACCTATCTTTACGTTGATAACTTCATGTTCAGTCGTCAGACCGAGAAGCAACATGTTATCAATTTCTTATTACAGCACAACCCTCTTGGTTCTCCATCTGTGCTTCCAATCATTGGTGGCAGACTAGTCGGCAAGAAAACTTTAGTAAAACATGTGTGGAATGATGAGAAGGTGCGTTGTCATTTCTCTTCAGTTTTGTACTTCAACGAAGACAACTTCCACGGGATAGATAATGAAAGCACATCAGGGAGATTATTGGTTGTTGTCACCTTTCTTTCCGATGTCAGTGATGACAAGTGGATATCTTTCTACCAGGCAGTGACATCCATATGCACAGAAAGTAAGGTTATAATCATAAGTAGGATGGAAAGTTTGGAGAGATATGGTACTGTGAAGCCAATCCACTTAAGTAGATTAGAAGATGGGGAATACAGATACCTCTTCAAGACACTAGCATTTGGAAGTGCACACGCAGAGGACCACCCAAAGCTAACACTATTGATAGAAGAGTTCATCAAATTGCTGGGAGGGTCATTTGTGGGAGCATATTCAGTTGCCAATATATTGAGGAGGGATCTAAGCCTTCGGTTCTGGCTTAGCATGTTGAACAGGTACAAGAATGTGGCAAAGATTAATTTATCCATGTTTGGTGAGCATCTGTCACTTCGTTTCAGAGTACGCTATCCAATAGACTTCACCGACTTTCTGCCCTCTCCCGCTGCTCCGCTACACCTTATGCCGCCTCGAACTGAAGCAGAGGTTTCAGGAAGGAAACTACCCAAGATAATGATTGGAGACATCATTGTGAATCCCTCGCTTCGTCCCAAGGGTGACTTTGATTTAGTGACATGGGAATCGCAGATAGCCCCATATACCGAGTTCAGTTATCATGTCCCTTCTTCTGCTCAACAGCAGCGAAAAACAACCTTGCGGAGGAAGCGTGATGCAACTATTTTTCTTTAA